A DNA window from Hordeum vulgare subsp. vulgare chromosome 1H, MorexV3_pseudomolecules_assembly, whole genome shotgun sequence contains the following coding sequences:
- the LOC123435617 gene encoding uncharacterized protein LOC123435617 → MERNLSFLPRPLPSPLPPPPSFSTKSTHVNCQTCTATCALGFSAVPRPSSPQRRGAPMMAWAEDEAIGPDVALAGLHVSERIGRDAAAQPDLEEALEASRYASHPYSSHPKECRIILTKLAVYGKLCGESCGI, encoded by the exons atggagagaaacctttccttcctTCCCCGTCCCCTCCCCAGTCCTCTGCCGCCGCCACCttctttctccaccaaatccaccCATGTAAATTGTCAAACGTGCACAGCTACTTGCGCTCTAGGGTTTTCCGCCgtcccccgcccctcctccccgcagaGGCGCGGCGCTCCGATGATGGCGTGGGCGGAGGACGAGGCCATTGGCCCCGACGTCGCCTTGGCGGGGCTGCACGTCTCGGAGCGGATCGGCCGCGACGCCGCCGCGCAGCCCGACTTGGAGGAGGCGCTCGAGGCCTCGCGCTACGCCTCCCACCCCTACTCCTCGCACCCCAAGGAG TGCCGTATCATTTTGACAAAATTGGCTGTCTATGGGAAACTTTGCGGCGAATCCTGTGGAATTTAA